The Anaeromyxobacter sp. Fw109-5 genomic interval CGTCGGACTCACATTGCGACGTTCGGCCACCGCGACGCGGGCACGTGTTGGCCGTCGGTGCGCTGCCGCCGCCGGTCACGGGGCTCTCGACAGCTTTTCAGCTGTTCTGCGAAGGGATGCCGTCGCGAGGATGGCAGCTTTCGACCCTGGACATCTCCGATAGATCCGGCGATCGAAGGAACGCGTCCTTCACCTGGCGGCGGGCGCTCGACGTACTCCGCATCATCGCGCAAGCCTGGTGGCGGGTTCGCCGCGCTGATGTGCTGTACATCACGATCACGCACTCCACGGTGGGATTTCTGCGCGATGCGCTCCTGATCCTCGGCGCGCGCCTGTTCCGCGTGCCCGTCGTGGTGCACCACCATGGTGGTGCCTTTCACCAGTTCTACGAGACCGCACCGCGCTGGCTACGCCCCGTCATCCGGCTGGCGCTGAACCACACCCGGTTCATCATCGCGCTGGGCGAGTCGCTGCGGCACGAGTTCTCGATGGTGAGCGACGCCGAAGCCCGCGTGCGTGTCGTGCCGAACACCTGCACGACGCCCGCGATCGCGCCGCGGCCGCCGCCCGCAGGGACTCTTCGCGTGCTGTACCTGTCGAACCTGATGGTCGAGAAGGGCTACCTCGACGTTCTCGATGCCGCAGCCCTCGTCGGACAGCGACTTCCTGGCTGGAACGTGGAGTTCCACTTCGCGGGCAAGTTCCATCTCGGCGGGGATGCATTTCGAACGACGGAGGAGATGGAAGACAACTTCCGACATCGCGCGTCCCAGATTGGTGGGGCCACGAAGGTTGTGCTCCACGGCGTCGTTGGTGGGGAGGAAAAGGCGGAGCTACTTCGTCGAGCCGATGTCTTTGTCCTGCCAACGTACTATCGGGACGAAGGCCAGCCGATCTCGATCAT includes:
- a CDS encoding glycosyltransferase family 4 protein; protein product: MPSQITTATPLDTASDSHCDVRPPRRGHVLAVGALPPPVTGLSTAFQLFCEGMPSRGWQLSTLDISDRSGDRRNASFTWRRALDVLRIIAQAWWRVRRADVLYITITHSTVGFLRDALLILGARLFRVPVVVHHHGGAFHQFYETAPRWLRPVIRLALNHTRFIIALGESLRHEFSMVSDAEARVRVVPNTCTTPAIAPRPPPAGTLRVLYLSNLMVEKGYLDVLDAAALVGQRLPGWNVEFHFAGKFHLGGDAFRTTEEMEDNFRHRASQIGGATKVVLHGVVGGEEKAELLRRADVFVLPTYYRDEGQPISIIEALTSALPVVVTAHRGIPELLPDDMGLLVVPSHDGAAIADRLATLASQPRFYTHMSRAASRRSRDFSLDSHLGALDRLHAEAARR